In Accipiter gentilis chromosome 18, bAccGen1.1, whole genome shotgun sequence, the following are encoded in one genomic region:
- the LOC126047947 gene encoding LOW QUALITY PROTEIN: poly(U)-specific endoribonuclease-A-like (The sequence of the model RefSeq protein was modified relative to this genomic sequence to represent the inferred CDS: deleted 4 bases in 2 codons; substituted 1 base at 1 genomic stop codon), whose amino-acid sequence MNADMKFEKHLQYCSVNLPIQFLGLQLSCAEITACVFFNVYFSGFRDRKALNHELSKLFNEMWDADVNRLMPGKDYTIDLQEKAGAAQQGDSAVQDSAARHLFHNVNEERLKSIKTFATFISLLDNYEASTGVAEVVTPEETAENNCFLDAILATEVMKVSHRSFLVAENAELKXTVYTSWFSILQLAHEYLLKKKLAKPNLADFKYQLYDIWFQLYARKEGDRPDSCGFEHVFVGETRRGKQILGLHNWVQFYLQEKRNQIDYKGYVARKNKTRPDKDDQVLSIQFSWKGSVKPIGSTFIGVSPEFEFALYTVIFLLAEERVTRETVKIEEYELQVVVCRHGHHIGTAYPVLLGTSSEG is encoded by the exons ATGAATGCAGACATGAAGTTTGAAAAACATCTCCAGTACTGCTCTGTGAACTTGCCAATCCAGTTCTTGGGACTTCAGCTGAGCTG TGCAGAAATAACAGCCTGTGTCTTTTTTAACGTGTATTTCTCTGGATTTCGTGACAGGAAGGCCTTAAACCATGAACTTTCTAAACTTTTCAATGAGATGTGGGATGCGGACGTTAACCGCCTTATGCCTGGGAAAGACTACACAATTGATTTGCAG GAAAAAGCAGGTGCCGCACAGCAAGGTGACAGTGCTGTCCAGGACAGCGCAGCCAGACATCTCTTTCACAATGTAAATGAAGAACGCCTGAAGAGCATAAAAACTTTTGCAA cctttaTTTCCTTATTGGACAACTATGAGGCATCAACTGGTGTAGCAGAAGTAGTGACTccagaagaaacagctgaaaacaatTGTTTTCTTGATGCTATCTTAGCAACAGAAGTCATGAAAGTGAGT CACAGATCTTTTTTAGTTGCTgaaaatgctgaattaaaa TAAACTGTGTATACATCTTGGTTTTCTATCCTTCAGCTAGCTCATGAatatctacttaaaaaaaaactagcaaagccaAACCTTGCCGATTTCAAATATCAGCTCTACGACATCTGGTTCCAGCTCTATGCCAGGAAAGAAGGAGACAG ACCCGATTCTTGTGGTTTTGAACATGTTTTTGTTGGAGAAACAAGGCGTGGTAAACAGATCTTAGGTTTGCACAACTGGGTGCAGTTTTACCTTCAGGAAAAGCGCAACCAAATTGACTACAAGGGATATGTCGCTCGGAAGAACAAAACCAGG CCTGACAAAGATGACCAAGTTTTGAGCATCCAGTTCAGCTGGAAGGGGTCAGTCAAGCCAATTGGAAGCACCTTTATTGGTGTCAGCCCAGAGTTTGAATTTGCCCTTTACACCGTCATTTTCCTGCTGGCTGAAGAAAGAGTCACACGTGAAACAGTGAAGATAGAGGAATATGAGCTACAGGTGGTTGTTTGCCGTCATGGGCACCACATTGGAACAGCATATCCAGTACTCCTCGGCACCAGTAGCGAAGGCTAG
- the LOC126047923 gene encoding lactosylceramide 4-alpha-galactosyltransferase-like, with protein sequence MSSCLPKLTTVLLSHRLGALFILTISFVFFASVMFYWRTGEDAEGQLYSLPAEVRCAHSVPSPLHPTVGGPPPSPGDVFFVETSEQTNPTYLFMCSVESAARTHPETRVVVLMKGLSNGNASLPNNWAFSLLSCFPNVEVRPLDLTELFSGTPLANWYLQAQQRWEPYFLPVLSDACRITIMWKFGGIYLDTDFIVLKNLKNLTNALGMQSQDVLNGAFLSFEPKHEFMQLCMQDFVDNYNGWIWAHQGPELLTRVFKKWCSTSKIQNPMSCKGMNVLSTEAFYPIRWEDWKKLFEAISSSELHKLLKNTYAVHVWNKLSHGTKLDITSQAFLAQLYSQFCPATYTKMKKDSEEQSRPAM encoded by the coding sequence ATGTCCAGCTGCCTGCCAAAGCTGACCACGGTGCTGCTGAGCCACAGGCTCGGCGCTCTGTTTATCCTCACAATTTCGTTTGTGTTCTTTGCCTCTGTCATGTTCTACTGGAGAACTGGGGAGGATGCTGAGGGCCAGCTCTACAGCTTGCCTGCTGAAGTCCGCTGTGCTCACTCTGTGCCTTCTCCACTGCATCCCACTGTCGGTgggccccctccttccccaggggaCGTGTTTTTTGTGGAGACCTCGGAGCAAACTAACCCCACTTACCTGTTCATGTGCTCCGTGGAGTCAGCGGCCCGGACGCACCCTGAGACAAGGGTCGTGGTGCTCATGAAAGGTTTGTCAAATGGCAACGCCTCGTTACCCAACAACTGGGCGTTCTCGTTGCTGAGCTGCTTCCCCAACGTGGAAGTCCGGCCCCTGGACTTGACAGAGCTTTTCTCTGGCACACCTCTGGCAAACTGGTACTTGCAGGCTCAGCAGCGCTGGGAGCCTTATTTCTTGCCCGTCCTGTCTGACGCCTGCAGAATTACCATCATGTGGAAATTTGGTGGCATCTACCTGGATACAGACTTCATTGTGCTTAAGAACTTAAAGAACCTCACCAATGCCCTTGGTATGCAGTCTCAGGATGTACTGAACGGagcttttctgtcctttgaacCCAAGCATGAGTTCATGCAGCTTTGCATGCAGGACTTTGTGGATAACTACAATGGCTGGATCTGGGCACACCAGGGCCCAGAGCTCCTAACACGTGTCTTCAAGAAGTGGTGCTCCACCAGTAAAATCCAGAATCCTATGAGCTGCAAAGGCATGAATGTTCTTTCCACAGAAGCCTTTTATCCTATTCGCTGGGAGGACTGGAAGAAGTTATTTGAAGCCATCAGCTCCTCAGAGCTTCACAAGCTCCTTAAGAACACCTACGCGGTGCACGTATGGAACAAACTGAGCCATGGGACAAAGCTAGATATAACGTCCCAGGCTTTCCTGGCTCAGCTGTATTCTCAGTTCTGCCCTGCCACATATACGAAGATGAAGAAGGACTCTGAAGAGCAGTCAAGGCCTGCAATGTGA